The Pirellulales bacterium genome contains a region encoding:
- a CDS encoding DEAD/DEAH box helicase — MNSAIELSADTLVAPVVEPATPLLYRDMPLSPAMQKALEYAGYTSPTPIQAGLIPVALAGGDVLGQARTGTGKTAAFVIPVLERIKGGQKHPPVQVLILVPTRELAVQVKDEVEKLSHGQHIHCVPLYGGKPIKAQITKMQKGCEVVVGTPGRVLDHLGRGTLKLDQLTTVVLDEADRMLDIGFRPDIEKILKRCPTQRQTLLLSATVPPPVEKLAKRYMIDPQVMNFSPKDISHDTIEQFYFTVDADRKFDLLCRLLFREKPRQAIIFCRTKRGTDKVYTKLAKKLKHQVGCIHGDLGQGARDRVMAGFRAGTVLALVATDVVGRGIDVSGISHIINYDVPEFCDDYVHRVGRTGRMGREGVAYTFVTPEEGPQLTRIEVRINKQLIRDEIEGFAAVSRPHASPVRGKIVGDGFPSGEPEESKISGPANQVRKKYRRAL; from the coding sequence ATGAATTCCGCCATCGAGCTTTCCGCTGACACTCTTGTAGCACCCGTGGTCGAACCGGCCACTCCCTTGTTGTATCGGGACATGCCCCTTTCTCCGGCGATGCAAAAAGCCTTGGAGTATGCGGGCTATACCTCGCCCACACCGATTCAGGCTGGCCTCATTCCCGTGGCCCTGGCAGGGGGGGATGTCCTGGGCCAGGCCCGTACCGGGACCGGCAAGACCGCCGCCTTTGTGATACCCGTGCTGGAACGGATCAAAGGGGGGCAAAAACACCCTCCCGTGCAAGTGCTAATCCTCGTCCCCACGCGGGAATTGGCGGTACAGGTGAAGGACGAAGTGGAAAAGCTGTCGCATGGGCAACATATCCACTGTGTTCCCTTGTATGGCGGCAAACCGATCAAGGCGCAAATCACCAAGATGCAAAAAGGGTGCGAAGTCGTGGTGGGCACGCCGGGACGGGTGCTGGATCACCTGGGTCGGGGAACGCTGAAGCTGGATCAACTGACCACGGTCGTTCTGGACGAAGCGGATCGGATGTTGGACATTGGCTTTCGGCCCGATATTGAAAAAATCCTTAAACGCTGTCCCACCCAGCGACAAACGCTGCTCCTGAGCGCGACGGTCCCCCCGCCGGTCGAAAAACTGGCCAAGCGGTACATGATCGATCCGCAGGTGATGAATTTCTCGCCCAAGGATATTTCGCACGACACGATCGAGCAGTTTTACTTTACGGTGGACGCCGACCGCAAATTCGACCTGTTGTGCCGGCTGCTATTCCGGGAAAAGCCCCGCCAGGCGATCATTTTTTGCCGGACCAAGCGCGGCACGGACAAGGTATACACCAAGCTGGCCAAAAAATTGAAACACCAAGTCGGCTGCATTCATGGCGATCTGGGCCAGGGAGCCCGCGACCGCGTGATGGCCGGTTTTCGCGCGGGGACGGTGTTGGCCCTGGTGGCGACGGATGTCGTGGGACGGGGCATCGACGTGTCGGGGATTTCGCACATTATTAACTACGACGTCCCCGAATTTTGCGATGATTACGTTCATCGTGTGGGCCGGACGGGACGCATGGGACGGGAAGGGGTGGCCTACACATTTGTCACTCCGGAAGAAGGCCCCCAACTCACGCGGATCGAAGTGCGCATCAATAAGCAGTTGATCAGGGACGAGATCGAGGGCTTTGCCGCCGTCAGCCGCCCCCATGCCAGCCCGGTGCGTGGTAAAATTGTGGGGGATGGCTTTCCGTCTGGCGAGCCAGAGGAATCAAAAATTTCGGGCCCCGCCAATCAGGTGCGTAAAAAATACCGCCGCGCGCTTTAA